The DNA window ATCTTCAGACAGAAGATGCATATGAAAAACATGTCCTTCATAATTCGTTTATGAATAATATCTTTCTTGAGAAAATAGATAGACAAGTAAAAGGAAATCCGTCTGTCCGTACATATTTTGATATCCGACCGGAAGATTTCGATGAAACATATCAAAGGTTACTAGACAAAAAAATTGTACCATCTAAAATTGCTGGAAATCCGAAGGAGGGGTGGGGTGGATTTCATTTTTTCGATCCTGATGGAAATCGAATAAATGTATGGTCGTACCCTATACTGTAAAAATGGAGAGTGACGATTGTGTTTATGACGATTCAACAATTCTCTCATAAGACTGGGATTCCTCCGAGTACATTGCGTTTTTATGATAAAAAAATGCTCCTCGTACCTGAAAGTAGATTTGAAAATGGTTATCGAGTTTATTCAGAGGACCAGCTATTTGAAGCTTTCATGATCAATTCATTGCGCAACGCAGATATTCAAATAGAAGATATTAAAACATTTTTATCAGCCACTGAGGAGTTAAAGAACAAACTCATTTGGAAGTGGAAAGATGATGTGAAATCTAAGATATCAGCCTTAAAAATTGCAGAAAAGTACCTGGGAGGATTAACGCCTAAAGAGAACCATCTCCATTTAGTTCGCTGGGGTGAGCAGGTAAACTTTGTATGGATTTCACATACAGTAGAGCGCAAACTAAAACCCTTTCATGAATTTATGGTAACAGATCGTGAATTATTAACCGAATCAGGATACAAGTTAGGCGCTGATTCATTTGTCAGAATTATTGAGACAAAAGGGAAAAAAATGAAAGGGGAAGTAGGTTTTATAGTCGTTGGGGAACCTCCAAAAGTGAGCGATGATGCTGTTATGGAAACCATGGAACCCACTTTATTTGCTAGTATGGATTGCTTTACAGGTAATGAGTTCCTATGTTTCAGTTTCATTCAACTGATTAGGCAATACGGATTTATACCAACAGGCTCAAAAATCGAAAAGTATGAAACACCACAAAGCGAAACATTTCAATACCTAATACCTGTAATGAATTCCAATTAATCAAGGAGGAGAAAGTATGAAATTTAAAAAACTTGAAAGAACATTTAAACTTGTCGGAATGAAACATAAAGGGGAATTCAAAAACTATGGAAACGAAGTACCAATGAATGCTCAGAAATTTATGAGTAGGGTGGACGAAATATCAACCCACACTGGAACGGAAATTGCCCTATTTGAGCCTAAAAAGGGAGATGCTCATCTTGAAGGAGAGTATTATGTAGGAATTATTGTGCCTGATTCTATTACAGAAACCCCTTCAGAAATGGAATATATTGAAGTAAAGGATGAATTTGTCGTAACGAGAGGGAGTATTATGGAAGTTGGTAAACTTCATTCTAAATTAGGAGAATGGGCGAAAGAGCAAGGATATCATAATAAACAAGATTCATATATTATAGAAACTTATCATCCTGTAGAAAACGGAGAAGAAGTGGAAATCTATCTACCTATAAGATAGATACGAAAGAAACACTTTATTTATGGGAATACGTTAGATGCTTACTCATCGATTGGGCGCGCTTATTTAATAGCGTGTCTATTCGTGCGGTTATATTGTTAATAACGCAGTTTGTCATCTTCTTTCCTTGTATTGCGATCTCGTTTCTATGGTTCTGTTTGCCTTCAGCATATGGGAGCTTATCTGAAATAAGATAAGCGTTTTTTAGTGGAAAAATGATTGAATGGAAGGTTTTGTTTTGAAATAATTGGTATAAAGCAATTGGGTAGTTATCAGAGTAAGAACTTTAGATATATGTTTACTAGATTTAGAAGTGAGGAGGTCTATATGAGATCAGTTACTATCGGAATAATTTTTATAATGCTTTTTATAACAGGGTGTCAAACAAATAATGAGGAAGTAGTAAATACACACGGTGAAATAGAAAATTTAAAAAGGTTAAATTCATTTATTCAGAGTGTAGAAAATCAAAGTAATGATGTCATAGACTATGTGCGGTATGGAATTGAAGGACAACGTGGATTGATGACACTAACCTTTGATGGTGAGCAGGTTAATGTTTCTTATAGTGTAGATGGAAATTTTATAGAAAAATTCAGTTGTAAAAAAATAGAAATTGAGAAGGGAAATGAGATGAAAAAATATATACTTGTTCAATGTTCGGGCAACTTTAATGGTGATTTAGAATTACTATCTGTTCCGAATAAGTGAATTACTTAATTTAAGGTGTTTTAACTTTTTAATGCTAAAATTAGGATTAAATTGAATAGACGAACTGAGATAACAACTAAATGAAATGGAGGTAAGCAAAGTGAAGCTAGTAAGGATTGCAGAATATGAACTTGAAATCGACTATGATAAGACTTTATCCTACTATCAGAACTTGCCTCTTATTGGTGAAGAAGACCATTGTGAGTGCTTATATTGTAAGAATTATGGACTAACACCATCTATTTTTCCTAATATTATAAAAAAAACTACTAAGTGATATGGGAGTAAACCCTAAAAAAGGTGCAGAAGTGAACCACTTTTACGAGGGAAAAAACAGTAAGAATATGTATGTTGCAGATTACACGGTGTTTGGGAAGGTGTTAAATGAAGCAAGTGAAAATATAATAGATATCTATCGCGAAAATGATGAAGATTACTTTAGTATTGGATTTGAAAATGTTCAAACTATAGAGACCGATTCGATAAGAATGAGTTCTTATATTAATGCATTTTTACCGTGGTTACTAGAGGAAAGTCCTAGTTAATCCTTATTTTTCGACCGGGCGTGCTTATTAAATAGCGTGTCTATTCGTGCACGGAGCCGGCCTGTTTAATAACAAAAAAGATATTATGGTAAAAAGAGGAAGGTTATATTACGGGCCTGTACTTACATTAATGTAGCCATATATTAAGGTGCTGGGAACTAAAACAAATCTTTCTGGTTTAACAAGGATAATGATTTTTCATTACAATGACAGTTGAAGCATGGATAACTCTTCACGAAAATTGAGGTTTTTTTAAGTTCAGAATAATTTGTGACAATGAAGAGTATGTACAGGTGATTTCCAACTTTTTATAGAAAAGTATGAAGTAGGAATGCATTTAGTGAGGTGTTAGTATTAAGCAACGAAGTTTTTCACAAAAGAAGAATTCATATTTATTACTGTTTGGATTAGGTATATCAAATCTAGGAGACTTTATTTATCTTGTTGCCATTAATATTTTAGTATTACAACTTACCGGCTCAGCAGCTGCGGTTGCTGGTCTATGGATTATTGGGCCTATAGCTTCGATGTTAACTAAATTTTGGTCTGGGAGTATAATAGACCGTTTAAATATTCGAAGAATAATGATTGGAACAGACATCATTCGTGCAATTTTAGTGGCACTTATTCCTTTCTTCAATTCTATTTGGCTGATATATGCATGTCTATTTTTTCTTTCCATTTCAAAAGCTTTCTTTGAACCTGCAGCTATAACCTATATAACGAATATTGTTCCTGAGAAAGGTAGAAAACAATTCAATTCATTTAGAAGCTTGATTTCTTCAGGTGCCTTTTTAATTGGTCCTGCTATTTCTGGAGCATTACTACTTATTACTTCTGTTAATATATCAATATGGATTAATGCATTTTCCTTTGTTATTTCTGCTATTTTAGTGTATTTATTACCAAACGTGAATACTGATTCTACTAATAAAGTAAGAAAGATTAGTTTGGAAATATTGAAAAATGATTGGAAGGAAGTATTTAAATTCAGTCGTAGCAACCTATTTATTGTCAAAGTGTACTTTTTAGCTCAATTCTTTATGATTGTCGCACTTGGAATGGATGCTCAAGAGGTTGTGTTTACTCAAAAGGTGCTAAACTTATCAGAGACAGACTACGGAATGCTCATAAGCTTAACAGGAGTAGGCTCAATTTTAGGAGCAACTACTGTTTCGCTGGTGGCTAAATATTTGTCAATAAGAGCTTTAATATCCGTAGGCTATTTTATGGTATCGGTTGGCTATCTAGTATATGCGTTCTCTTTTTCATTTTGGGCAGTAGCTATTGGGTTTATGCTATTAGGGTTTTTTAACGCATTTTCCGGTACAGGGTTTATGACTTTTTACCAAAATAATGTTCCTATTAACATGATGGGGAGAATTTCTAGCATTTACGGCATTTTTCAAAGCTTTCTTCAGGTAATCTTTATTTTATTGATCGGCTTTACAGGTGATATTATTCCGGTTAGATACAGCATTATTGCTGCTTCCACATTAATGGTATTGCTAAGTATTCTGCAAATCAGGTGGGTGCTTATGCCGAGCAAATCAAGCTACTTTGAAGAAGAGGTAGAACTCAAAAATATTGCTTAATGTTTTCCATTGCCCTCTTTAATGATCTTCCCTTCAAATAAAGGGGTTTAACTTAAGACCATAAATGGGGATCTTAAGCATTCATATCTTATCCACAAGGCGCGATGGAATAATCGCGTTTTTATATTGTTTAAAAAATGGTTGTAAGAGCCCTATAGCTTTGAAATAATTGGGAGTAAGTTTTAACAAAGTTAGAATGAGGTGGCAGGTATGAATGATTTAAATAAGACGGTCTTACGAAAACACATATACGAAGACAATAAAAAAAGGATGAAAAGTATGGGGAAAGTTTTGGGGACATTTATATTGCTCATGTTTTTTAACATACTATTTTTTATTGGCTTAGCAAGTTTTTTTATGAGTGATCTTCAATACGAGACACTAATCTATACATTTAGTACAATAATAATAATATTGTTGTCCCTTCTCATCTCTTTACTTGTCTACATAATTAGTTATTTAAAAGAGAAGTTGTAATCATTCCTCCTAATTACAATAATAGTTTTACTAAAATCTATTATGACCATTATTCATACTTTTCCAATTCAAGTCTTCAGCAAATATGTGTACATATGTCTTTTTCATGAATAGGAGAAGGAATTAATGATAGGGGAGATTGAAATGAAAATAAGCAAAAACAATGCTGAACATTACATATGGGGAGATAATAGTGATGGGTGGCATTTAGTGAAGAATCAAGATTTAAGTATCATTCATGAATGTATGCCAGCGAATACATCTGAATTAAAACATTATCATCAACAAGCGCGCCAATTTTTCTTTATCTTATCAGGTATAGCAACCATTGAGGTAGATGGGAATGAGATAACCTTATATCCACAAGAGGGAGTTGAAGTTCCTCCTTTGGTACCACATCAAATGTTTAACAAGTCAAATAAGGAAGTTGAGTTTTTAGTGATTTCCCAACCTACAAGTAAAGGTGATAGAGTTTTTGTGGAATGAGGAAAAGTTGAAGTAATTTTTGGAGTTTATCTAGATATTGGAGGTTATGATGACGAAATACTATATAGTCGTGACCTATGACGTTTGTGTACATAATAACCTATACGAAAATATGAACGAATACCCAATAGATATGTCTATTAATATAGATCAGCAAATAAGTGAATTTGCAAAGATGAATGGTTGCTCCTTTACTAAAGTTATATGAATCAGGTACAAGTGATTCTAAAGAATTAAAATTAAAAGAATATGAGTGTGGTTGTAATCAATAGTCTTTGTGCTAAAAAATTGTTTTGTCCTGTGATTGGGCGAATTGCAAATGAAACAGATAGAAATGATTGATTTTTTTATATAAATCAATACTGAACCTTTAGGAGAAAAAGCCATTTTGATGTACTTTTATCAAAATGGCGCTTCTCTTTTTTTGTGTACGATTTCACGTAAATCTTTACTAAGGTTGAGGGACGATGTCTTTTGTTAAATAAGCATCAAACGTAACCCCAAGATTTTCACCGACTGTAAATGGAGTTAGGTTGATTTTGAAATAGCCACTAGCGCCTATTTCAATATTGTAACCAACCATGGTCGTTGAAGACTGCATGTCTAGTTGTGCAATACCATCACTATTGGTAAATTGTTGATCCTTTTGTATTTGGTTTCTTACAAGACGTACATCTGCACCTTCTAATGGCTTTCTTTGTGCCAACAATTCATCTACAGTTGTAATTTTGTTGGGCGCACTTAATGAATACACTGTTATTTCGGACGTGTTAGTTTGATTAAGAATTTCATCAAGATTTGGCGGTACTGAAATGATAGGTGTTGTAAAGTTCAATGTAACCGTAACACCTTCCATATCATTTGTGGCAAAGCTACTTCCACTAGGAGGATGAAATGTGGGTAAAGTAGTTACTGTATTCACACTTTGACCAAGTCCATTGGCAGTAGCTCGTCCAAATCCATTAGAGTTTGTTGTAAACGGATTTATCGAAACCGATGGATTATCTGTCACAGTCACTACTTGAATATCTTGAATAGGCATGAGGTTTCCCTTATTATCTTTTCCAAAAGTATAGACTTGTAGAGCATCTGACATAATCTCACCTCACTTCTAATTAAATTGTACAAATATTCATGGAGATATTTCACCTAGTAAGGAAGAATTAAGAATAGGTAAAAACGAGAGGCTTAATGATAATCTCGAAAAGCTAGTAAAATGACCTAGATTGATAGAGTAGGATTAAAATGGTGAAATATAATAGTGAATAATGTAATAAAATCTACTCTTCTACAGTATATGTTGAATTATCTTTCATGTTCGTGAGGGGTGGCGATTATTTGAAATATATTTAAAATTACTATTGGGGATATAGTTTAATAAGGCTTAATTAGCTGAAAGCAAGGAATAGACATTCGTATCATATGGAATATTATTTTGATACATATAGTTTCTGAGAACCCCTTCTTTTTCAAATCCTAACTTGGCTAATAATTTATTAGACTGTTTGTTTTCTGTAAAAACAACTGCTCCAATTCGAGTAAGCTTAAGCTCGTTAAATCCATAGGATATAACGTTCATTATTGCTTCAGTTGCATATCCATTTCCCCAATGTTCTGGCAAAAGTGCATAAGCAATATCAGCTCTCTTATGTTCGGAAGACCAATCATGAAAACCAATCGTTCCAATAACCCCTTTTGTTCCGTTTATTTCAATGCCCCATTTAATTCCTCGTTTTTCCTTGTAATTAATAGTAAAATTTTTAATTATATTTTTCACCTGTTCTAGATTTGCTAATGGTTTTTGACCATAGTGTCGTAAAACATCTTCATTTGAAAAACAATTTAAAATGTCTTGTGCATCATTTTCTATTAGTTCTCTCAATATTAGCCTTTCTGTTTCTATTTTTGGAAACATGATCTCACTCCTTGTCTAATAGTTTTACTTCGTATCCTATGTAAGTATCTATGATTAATTACAATTATTTCAAACAACCTTAATTTTCACAAGAAGTTATTTAGTATAGCTATTTCGACTACCTTAAGGGTTAATACCTAGTTAACCAAAAAGCATGGCTTTATTAAATAAAAGGAAGCAAATTTTAAACATGATTACAATGTGTTCTTCTATGATTAAGAATTTTTACAATTTAGGTCTGAAAAATTTTAAACGAACATAAAATAATTGGTTTTTTAAGAATGGAAGTTAAATGGAAGAAGGTGTTTCCCTCTTAGATAGCGAAAACTGTATAAGGAATTTATAACACAGAATAGAAGGAGGAAATAAAGTGAGCTATGAAATTATAACGTTACCAGGCTATCGAGCAGTAGGATTAAAATGGGAGGGCACATTTTCTGAAATCGTACCGAATTTAAAAAAAGTTATTCAACAAAGTGAAGACCGAGCAAATGAATTAGAATATAAGGTGAATCCGAGCATTCAATTAGGCTTATCTTATCATACAGTTGAAAATGGGTTCGCACATTACGCTGTGTATGAAGTGAGTGAGGAGCAGGAGATTCCTGAGGGGATGATTGAAATAAAGGTTCCTGAATGGACGTATGTGAAGACTACACATAACAAAGGAGAAGATATTGAAAAGACATATACAGATTTACATCAATGGCTATTTGATAGTGACTATACCACATTTAAAGAAGCTGGTGTAGATTACTATGATCCTATGCCAATTAAACATGAATACTACCCAGTTAATCGTGATCAGAATGACTCGCATTTTGATATTTATATACCGATTGAAAAAAAATAAGGTTGCTTATTGCATGGCATACAGCTACTAATCTAGTATCAAAATGGAAAACAGATTCGATTTTATTCAGCCCAGCAAAGCACCGGTTTGTATAAGAAGAAATACAATCACTCACTGTAGCGGTTGGATAATAAAAATTAACGAAACTTCACTTTTCCCTTCTCTTAACTGAGAGGGAATTTTTTTGTTTATTATTATTTTTTTAGCTATATAAACCATCAAAATATCCAATGGGTGATTAAACTGATGAAAGTTGGGGTACGGATTATAAGT is part of the Bacillus spongiae genome and encodes:
- a CDS encoding MerR family transcriptional regulator, whose protein sequence is MTIQQFSHKTGIPPSTLRFYDKKMLLVPESRFENGYRVYSEDQLFEAFMINSLRNADIQIEDIKTFLSATEELKNKLIWKWKDDVKSKISALKIAEKYLGGLTPKENHLHLVRWGEQVNFVWISHTVERKLKPFHEFMVTDRELLTESGYKLGADSFVRIIETKGKKMKGEVGFIVVGEPPKVSDDAVMETMEPTLFASMDCFTGNEFLCFSFIQLIRQYGFIPTGSKIEKYETPQSETFQYLIPVMNSN
- a CDS encoding GyrI-like domain-containing protein, with the translated sequence MKFKKLERTFKLVGMKHKGEFKNYGNEVPMNAQKFMSRVDEISTHTGTEIALFEPKKGDAHLEGEYYVGIIVPDSITETPSEMEYIEVKDEFVVTRGSIMEVGKLHSKLGEWAKEQGYHNKQDSYIIETYHPVENGEEVEIYLPIR
- a CDS encoding DUF4362 domain-containing protein, whose translation is MRSVTIGIIFIMLFITGCQTNNEEVVNTHGEIENLKRLNSFIQSVENQSNDVIDYVRYGIEGQRGLMTLTFDGEQVNVSYSVDGNFIEKFSCKKIEIEKGNEMKKYILVQCSGNFNGDLELLSVPNK
- a CDS encoding MFS transporter; the protein is MFGLGISNLGDFIYLVAINILVLQLTGSAAAVAGLWIIGPIASMLTKFWSGSIIDRLNIRRIMIGTDIIRAILVALIPFFNSIWLIYACLFFLSISKAFFEPAAITYITNIVPEKGRKQFNSFRSLISSGAFLIGPAISGALLLITSVNISIWINAFSFVISAILVYLLPNVNTDSTNKVRKISLEILKNDWKEVFKFSRSNLFIVKVYFLAQFFMIVALGMDAQEVVFTQKVLNLSETDYGMLISLTGVGSILGATTVSLVAKYLSIRALISVGYFMVSVGYLVYAFSFSFWAVAIGFMLLGFFNAFSGTGFMTFYQNNVPINMMGRISSIYGIFQSFLQVIFILLIGFTGDIIPVRYSIIAASTLMVLLSILQIRWVLMPSKSSYFEEEVELKNIA
- a CDS encoding cupin domain-containing protein; translated protein: MKISKNNAEHYIWGDNSDGWHLVKNQDLSIIHECMPANTSELKHYHQQARQFFFILSGIATIEVDGNEITLYPQEGVEVPPLVPHQMFNKSNKEVEFLVISQPTSKGDRVFVE
- a CDS encoding GNAT family protein, whose protein sequence is MFPKIETERLILRELIENDAQDILNCFSNEDVLRHYGQKPLANLEQVKNIIKNFTINYKEKRGIKWGIEINGTKGVIGTIGFHDWSSEHKRADIAYALLPEHWGNGYATEAIMNVISYGFNELKLTRIGAVVFTENKQSNKLLAKLGFEKEGVLRNYMYQNNIPYDTNVYSLLSAN
- a CDS encoding GyrI-like domain-containing protein, producing the protein MSYEIITLPGYRAVGLKWEGTFSEIVPNLKKVIQQSEDRANELEYKVNPSIQLGLSYHTVENGFAHYAVYEVSEEQEIPEGMIEIKVPEWTYVKTTHNKGEDIEKTYTDLHQWLFDSDYTTFKEAGVDYYDPMPIKHEYYPVNRDQNDSHFDIYIPIEKK